In the genome of Apteryx mantelli isolate bAptMan1 chromosome 35, bAptMan1.hap1, whole genome shotgun sequence, the window cctcctcctgccccacaaccctcccctcactgccccctcctcctgccccacactcctcccctccccttactgccccctcctcctgccccacaacCCTCCCCTCTCCTTActgccccctcctcctgcccccaatCCTCCCCTCCCCGtactgtccccccccccgtcaCCTCTCGGCTCCCGCCGCGCCCCATCGCCGCTCTTCCAGCCCCCGGGGCAGGCCCAACCGGAAGGACTAGCCACGGAGTGCCGGAAGTGACCTCGCCGGCCAGCCCAGCCCGCCGCCAGCCTCGCGCCGGCGCGGAGGCCCCTCTAGGCGGCCGagttggggcgggggggtgggggtggaaagGCAGGGAGAACCATAGAGCGCTGGCGGACCGCGCGCGCCCCCGCTGGCGGCTCCGGAAAcagccgcttccccccccccccccgaaacaggGTCCTGAACGTGTCCCTGATCCTAAATATGGCCCTAAACACAGCCGTGGCCTGAAACACAGCCCTAAACAGGGTCCTGGCCCTAAATACAGCCCGAAACAGGGCCCTAAACATGGTCCTAAACATGGTCCTGATCCTAAACACGGCCCTGGCCTGAATCACATCCCTAAACACAGCCCTGATCCTGGCCCTGACCCTAAACACAGTCCTAAACATGGTCCTGAATCTGTCCCTGATCCTAAACATGGCCCTAAACATGTCCCTGACCCTAAACATGACCCTAAACATGTACCTGACCCTAAACATGGCCCTAAACATGGCCCTGGCCTGAAACATGGTCCTAAATGTGGTCCTGACCCTAAACATGGTCCTAAACATAATTCTGACCCTAAACATGGCCCTGATCCTAAACAGGTCCTAAACAGGTCCTAAACATATCCCTGACCCTAAACATGCCCCTGGCCCTAAACACAGCCCAGACCCCCGGCCGGGGAAGGGGGCAGCCCCAGACCAGCGGAGCACGGTCACCCCAGCCCTGGGGCAAACCCCAGCCCGAAACACGACCCCGACCCTCATCCCAAATCCGGCCCTCACTCAGCCCCAGTGCATATGGGAGTGGAAGAGGAAGGGCTGGATTTCGGAGCCCCCCCGGCTCCGGGGGCTGCGGGAGGATCCCGCCCGCACGGCCGCCCCGcatccccccctccccgtccGCATCCCCGCGTTCCGGACCGcggcatcgccgccgccgccggaaaCCAGGCTCCACCTCCGGGAGCAGAAGCGGCCGCCGAGCCTCCTCCCCGGTCCCCAGGGCCGCCGCGGACGCGGGGACCCGGCCAGGGCTCGGTGGGGCCGGTAGGAGCCggagcgccggagccgccggcctcccccgggcaggcggccgcccccgcggggaGCGACGCCGTGGCGTATCGCCACCCGGGCCCGGCACGGCCGCCCCGAGCCCGAGCGGGGAGGGAGCGGGAGGCTGCTCCGGGTGTTTTCCCAGCAAGCTGCAATCGCTGCTGCAAGGAAACTTCCCCTCCCCGCGCTCCCGGAGTCATCAACACTGGCAGGGGCACGTGAGCGCGGTGGCCCCGTGAGTCAGGCGCTTGTGCAACGCATTGCACGCGCGGCGCCGGCCAGGCAGCGTCCGTCCCCCAGGCCGGGCCTGGGAGCCGCGGCGTGGGTgggcggacggacggacgggacAAACTCCGAGCGGGAGAGCCGATCCAGCCTCGCGCTCCCCGGCAAGCGGGAGGTCGTACAAGGTCTGCCCAGCCGGTACCGATGCCGATGCCGCGGGATCGATAAGGCACCGCGCCGGCACGGGGGCGTCGCAGGCCCCTGCGCGTCGCTCGCTGGCGCTGCAGGAAAAACCGCGTTTGCTTTTTTCCCAGGCGTGCAGCGCCGGCGCCCCGGGCTCCCCTCCACCCTTCAGCAGCGATGAAGCCGTACGTGGCCTACGAGCAGGTACGGTGCAGGCGTCGAGCCCACCTCTCCGTGCCCATTCCCTGCCAGGCCGGGGCGtcccgcagcccccccgccccgggcagaCCCCgctggggggctgcagggagAAACAGGCGGCAGTTTTGGCCGGGGACTGTTGGTGTCTCGTTGTGGGATTTGCAAACGTCAGGCAAAACCTGCAGCCAGCGGCACCCGGCCGGGAACGGGGTCAGGATCCCGCGGGCCAGCTCGGACCCCCCTGACCCACTCTGTCCCCTCCGCAGCTGGACccactggagaagccagaggaGCCGCCGGCGCCCCACCAGCCCAGCCGGTTCGTGCAGAAGGTAAATCCCCTCGAGGTGCCGGGCCGGGAATGGCAGTGCCGCGCGGCGGCCGTGCTTGTCCTAGGCACGCTCCGGTTGCGGGAGCAGTTGTACAACTACCAGTTGCCCCGAGCCGGGGCTGAATTCGCTGCCGGCCGGATTCGgggccgtcctcctcctcctccccagctgctctCCCTGGCGCACCGAGCCTCTCGTGTGATCTTCCCCCTGCAAAGTGGGGTGCAGGTGGCCGGCAGCAGCCGAACATGGAGCCGTCGTCCCCCAGATCCCCCAGTGCAAGAACGAGGGGGTCTCGGCCAGCGGGAGGTGGGTTTAAAGCCAacaaaggcaatttttttcttccctgcacgCTGACACTCCTCTCTCCAGTATTCCCGCTGCGTGTTGCTGGCCGGCATCCTCGTCGCCATCTTCTCCtgcctgttcttcatccacctctTCAATGTGTGGTCGGGTTCAGCCCCTCCGGGAGGCAGAAGCGATGCCCACGGCGCAGGCGGCCCCTGCAGCGACCCGTGCCGGTGAGCGAGACGAGCACTGGCTCTTCCACACTTCCCCAACACCCTCCATGTCCCGGCCCGCACTGCTGCACTGCGCCCGCCCAAGACAAGCCCTGGCGGGGCCCTGCGCCGTGTGCCACGGCTTGGGCGCAGGGCTGCAACCGTTTGCACTGAGCCATGGTTGCATTGAGCTGCCATTGCATCGAGCTATCATTGCAATGAGCTATCGTTGCATCCAGCTATCATTGCATCCAGCTATCGTTGCATCGAGCTATCACTGCATTGATCTATTGTTGCATTGAGCTGCTGTCTGTGCTTTCCTCACCAGGATCGTGCTCGTCGAGAGCATCCCTGAGGGGATGACGTACGGCGGTAAAGGGCCCATGAACCCCTCCACATTCGACACGTGGATGAGCCTCATCGGGAGCGCCAAGCACAGCCTGGATATCGCAGCCTTCTACTGGACCATGACCAACGAGGACACGCACACGCAGGAGCCCTCCGCCGCCCAGGTACAGACCGGCACCACCTTACGGCGTCCTCTTGGCCGGAGCTGGCCCCAGGGCAGGGCTCGGCCGGCCAAGCTCACGCCAGCGACGCCGCGATTTGCATGACGCCAGCCAGCCCTGCGCCAGCCCAGCCTGCGCAGCCTCCTCTGATATAATTGGTATATCATATGCAAAGGCCCGTGAGCAAGGCAGAAGGCTCGCACCCAGCCCCGGCTCTTCGTGCATGCCCATCTCAAACGGCAGGCCCTGTCTTCGAATGTCCCTGGGGTTTTTAaccacttcctctttttttctgctttccaaccagggcaagcaaatcctggaGGAACTGCTGAAGTTACCCCAGAGCGGCGTCTCCGTGCGAGTCGCAGTCAACACCCCTTCCTCCAAGTCGCCCCTGCACGATCTCCAGGCGCTGGAGCAGAGCGGTGAGCAACAGGGGAGCCGGCACGATGCCGGCACGGGGGGGAAACCCGGGGGCACCCGCAGAGCCGGGGGGACGTGGCCAGCGCAGGAGATCTGTTGTCTGGCCCTGCAGGGGCTGCGGTGCGGGAGGTCGACATGCCCCGGCTCACCAGCGGCGTGCTGCACACCAAGTTCTGGATCGTCGACAGCACCCACCTCTACATCGGCAGCGCCAACATGGACTGGCGGTCCCTGACCCAGGTGAGCGCAAGGGCCCCGATTTAACGTACTGAACCCCGGCTCGGGGAGGATGCTACGGGGCCGGATCATGGCCACGAAACACGTCCAGGAAGCGGAAAAGAGCCCTGCTCCCTGGAGCACCTTTGCCCCTTCCCCGGCCCCGGAGAGAGGAGGGAATTGCTGCGGTGCCGGGACCCTCCTTTGGCAGCACAGACCCGCAGTCACGATTGCTGCTGGATCCCACCGTGGGGTAAAACACCCCCAACAGCGGGCACAGGGTCGGTCGCGCAAACCTGCCTTGTCCGGCGCCGTGACGGAGCCGCGGTCCCGCTCGCGCAGGTGAAGGAGCTGGGCACGGCCGTCTACAACTGCAGCTGCCTGGCCCGGGACCTGAGCAAGATGTTCGAAGCCTACTGGGCGCTGGGTCTTCCCGACGCCTCCATCCCAGTGCCGTGGCCAGCCAACTACTCCACCACCTTCAACATGGAGACGCCGCTGGAGCTGAGGCTCAACGAGACAGGAGCTGGTGTCTACTTCTCGGTAAGCCCCTGTGCGCCGGCTCCCTGCGCCGCTCCCTGCCTCCTGCAGCGGTGTTGCAGGGGATTCAGGTACCCACCGCGGAGCCGGAGCCCCAGCGGGGTGCGTAAACCCTCTGCACCATCCTGCAGAGCGCCCCGCCGGCCCTCTGCGCCCCGGGGCGGACCGAGGACCTCCGCGCCCTCCTCAGCGTCATCGACGCCGCCGAGGAGTTCGTGTACATCGCGGTGATGAGCTACCTGCCCACCATGGAGTTCTCGCACCCCCAGAGGTACGGCTGTGCTCGGCACGGCCCCGGCACAGCCCCGGCCCGGGCTGCTCCCTCGGCACGCCACGCTGCCTGCCCGAACCCCACTGTGACCCTGACCCTAACGCTAACCTGGACCCTGGCCCTCACCGTGAGCATGGCCCTAACCCTCATCCTGACCCTAACACTAACCTGGACCCTAACACTAACCTGGACCCTCACCCTCATCCTGATGCTAACCCTGCCCCTAACTCTAACCTGTCTCTACCCCTAATTCTAACCTGAACCCTGACCCTAAACCTCACCCTGGCTCTAACCTGAACCCTAACCCTGATCatgaccctaaccctaatcctGATGCTGACCCTGAACATGACCCTAACTCTAACCTGAACCCTGACCCTAACCCTGAACATGACCCTAGCCCCAATCCTGATGCTAACCCTGACCCTAACGCTAACCTGCACCCTGACCCTAGCCCTAATCCTGATGCTAACTGTACCCCTAACTCTGAGCCCGAccctctgcctgcagcagctgccgagGCCGAGCGCAGCGCCCGCGGGTCGGTGCTCCTGGGCGCCCCGCAGCAGCCCCACGGGCAGGCTCGCTCCCTGCTGCGCCCTGCGCTCCAAACCAGGCCACTCTTCCAAACCCGACGGGCGAAACTGCTCTTTTGGCAGCTGcacgaccccccccccagccagctgctctccagccccCTGGAGGTAACGGTGGCCCCGGCGGGTGAGGCAGCGCGGTTTCTCTCCCCAGGTTTTGGCCAGTGATTGATAACCACCTGCGGAAAGCGGTCTACGAGCGCAAAGTGCAGGTCCGGCTGCTGGTGGGCTGCTGGCGGCACAGCAAGGCGGCGATGTTCCCCTTCCTGAAGTCCCTGGCCGCCGTCGCCGACAACAAGACGCACTACAGCATGGAGGTGGTGGGTACCGCGCCATGGGCGCCCACGgggacggcacggcacggccgccTCGTCTGGCGCTCCCCTGAGCCGGGGACCGAGCCGGTGGCCTCTGCTCACCCTGGGCAGGTTGTTCCCGTGGCCGATGGTCTCTTTCCATCCTGCAGAGACTCTTCACGGTGCCGGCGAGCGCAGCCCAGGCCAGGATCCCCTACGCCCGGGTGACCCACAACAAGTACATGGTCACGGAGAAGGTGGCCTACATCGGTGAGTACGGCACCAGCGTGCGGCACCAGCACGCGGCACCCAGCGTGCAGCACGCGTGCATCGGAGATCCCCACCAGCACCGCGCAGCTGCCGGCGCCTCTGCGTCTCGTCCCCCTAAATAAACCTGCTGCTGGTGGCGGTGGCTCTTCCCTCCCGGTTCTCTCCGCAGGGACGTCCAACTGGTCAGGGGACTACTTTGTCCGGACGGCGGGATCGGCCCTCGTCGTGAACGAGTCagggggccgcgccggcgggaCGGCCACCGTCCGGGGGCAGCTGCAGGCGGTGTTCGAGCGGGACTGGAGCTCCCCGTACAGCGCGGACATCGATGACGTGGAGCAGTGGCAGCGCATGTGCAGCTTCCACTAGGCGCCGGTGCCCTGCCGCGGCCGCGGAGAACCGGCATCGCGCCTGGCCCCCCGCGGCTCAGACGCCCCGTCACGTCCTCAAGCTCCACCAGCGCCGCAGAGGCACCGAGTCCCGGTGGCGTCGGGGATGCAGGATGCTCCACGTCCCTTCCCACTGCCGAGCGGGCGTGAGCTGCTTTTCCTCCATCAAATACATCGTTCCCTCTGTTCTGGGACAAACCTTAATTATCCCCACGCACCGCAAGGGGTTTCCACAGCTGGGTGCCGGCCACTAGCACGGGTCCACGCGTTATATTCGTTCAGTGAGCGCTGGTTCTGCAGTGTGTGGATGCACAGACTCACAAGGACCCGCCGGGGCGAAGCTCAAAGCTTCGCAGCGGGTGCCAGCGGCAGAGGTGCCGGTCACAGCTCCGCGGGGTCCGGCCGCCCTGTTTTGTGCAGGAAAGCGCCATGTGTCGCTCTCCAATTTAGAGCGCTTTCTTTGTGGGTACAGAACAATTTTTCTGGACGTTTGCCAACATAGCTGTTAGTCCATGAGTTAAAATTAAATGGGGAGTCTCGTAAGCCGTGCAGCGTCCGGGTCTGCCGTGCCGCCCCCACGCCGGCTGTGTGCGCCGAGCACACGCCACGCGCTTGTCCCGCCGGAAAGCACCCGGCCCCGCACTCAACACCGTCCCGAGCCGCTCTCCGGCACTGGGAACAGCCCTGAGGGCCCCCACCGCCCCATCCAGCCCTCCCTCGTGCCACGGTCCCGGTTCCCGCCTGGCAAGGAGGCACACGACATGCTGGGCCATTGGCAAACGGTTTATTGGGGGGCACTGGAAAAAGCTGGTGCCCGGAGCAGCCGGCGCACCTTGTCCGTGCGCCCGTGGCTGCGCTCCCCCCTGTCGATGCGGAGTGGGTTGCCCGCCTGGGTGACCCCGGAGCCCAGCTCGGGGCCGCTGAGCAACAGAGGTTGCACGTGGgcgaggaagaggaaggtctTTCAAGCACGGAGGCCGGTGCAGGCTCTAATCGCTCGGCTCCCGGGGCGCCTGCCGGCAGGGTCCCCGCAGCGGCTCAGCGCTGGCCGGCCACGTGCTGCAGGTAGCGCGGGTGCCGGCTCTGCGCGTAGTGGAGCCCGCCGTGCCCGGCGGGGCGCTCCGAGCCCCGCTCCCGCAGCCAGTCCTCGGGGCCCAGCCAcgcgccggcgccgggccgctGGGGCTCGGGCGCGCGCCACTCGGCCAGAGGTCTCTGCGGGCGAGAAAAGCAGGGGGCggtgagcggcgcggcgggggacgGGGGGACGCCCCACGGCCCCGGGGGTCCAGCGAGGCGGCTGAACGGGGACCCGCAGGGAGCCCAGTGGGGAGGCTGCCACAGCCCACGCTCCAGGTCTTGGTGGGGACCTGGAGCAAACACGGACCAGGAGCACCAGTGAGCCAGAGCACCTGGGGACCCAAAGCACCCAGGGGACCAAGAGCACCCGGGGACCCAAAGCATTGGGGAACCTGGAGCACCAGTGACCCAGAGCACCCAGGCATGCAGAGCACCTGGGGGGACCCCGGGCACCCAAGGGACATGGAGCACCAGTGACCCAGAGCATCCAGGGGACCTGGAGCACCCAGGGACACGG includes:
- the PLD3 gene encoding 5'-3' exonuclease PLD3 gives rise to the protein MKPYVAYEQLDPLEKPEEPPAPHQPSRFVQKYSRCVLLAGILVAIFSCLFFIHLFNVWSGSAPPGGRSDAHGAGGPCSDPCRIVLVESIPEGMTYGGKGPMNPSTFDTWMSLIGSAKHSLDIAAFYWTMTNEDTHTQEPSAAQGKQILEELLKLPQSGVSVRVAVNTPSSKSPLHDLQALEQSGAAVREVDMPRLTSGVLHTKFWIVDSTHLYIGSANMDWRSLTQVKELGTAVYNCSCLARDLSKMFEAYWALGLPDASIPVPWPANYSTTFNMETPLELRLNETGAGVYFSSAPPALCAPGRTEDLRALLSVIDAAEEFVYIAVMSYLPTMEFSHPQRFWPVIDNHLRKAVYERKVQVRLLVGCWRHSKAAMFPFLKSLAAVADNKTHYSMEVRLFTVPASAAQARIPYARVTHNKYMVTEKVAYIGTSNWSGDYFVRTAGSALVVNESGGRAGGTATVRGQLQAVFERDWSSPYSADIDDVEQWQRMCSFH